TTAGTATCTGTATTCCTAGTTATAATAGGGGAAACAGGGCATACCAAAATATTTTGCACCTTTTACAATCATATTATGATGAAGAAATAGAGTTTATTATTTCAAACAATGGAACACAAAATGATACAAAAGAGTACTATGATAAAATCAAGGAACTTAAAGATACAAGAGTAAAATATTTTGGGTTCGACACAAATGTGGGATTTTCAGTTAATTTATGTAAGGTTTGCGAGCTAGCAAGTGGCAAATTTATATTATTGTTAAGTGATGAAGACTTAGTAGATTTAACTGTATTACCTTCTATAATAAACAAATTAAACTCTTCAAAAACTGAGCTAGCTATATTGAAAACATCATCTACATCACAATATAGATTATCAGATATTCAAAGAAGCCGCGGGAAAGATGCTTTATTAGAATTCATGCTAACTTCAAATTATATGTCAGGACTTATATATAACAATAAAATACTTCAACAATTTGAAGGAGTTCAATACATCAAAGACAATCTAGATAATAGCGTATGTTTCTATTACCCTCATATGTATTGGGAGTTGTTATTATGTCAGTACGGAGATGTACAAACTACAAGCACTACTTTAATAATTGAAGGCAAGCCAGAAAAAACGGACATTGGAATTGATGAAAACGAAATGGATTGCCCAACCACAATACCTAATTATGCAAAAATTGAGAGTAGGATGGACCAACATAAAGACTTTACTTTCATTATTCGGGATCTCAAGGTCTGTTTACAGGATTCTAACCTCTTAAGACAAATGTATTTAAAACTTTGTTTCAAAACTCTATATTTGTCTACACTTTCTATTCAAGTATATTACAAAAAGGAGAATAGGGACTACAATCAACTAATGCAACTATTAGAGGAAGTGTGGGAATTGTGTTCAAATGAAAAATTCTATATACAAAATATAAGTAGTACAGATGCTAATTATAAGCACGATTCAAACATAATATCACAGTATTACCACCCTCTAAAAAATAATTTATAATATAGAGCCTAAATCAAATTGCACTTCCAATTCTTGGTTATATCTAAAAACTGGAGGTGCAATTCTAATTTCAACCTAGTTTTATTGATTCGGTAGTATCTGTAAATAAACTTACTCATCTACCTATCTTAAACTCATCAAAAGTAGTTCCAAGTTATCTATAATTTTACTGTATGATGAAAGTTAATCATCTACAAATTAAAGTCTCTTTTCTGTTTCCCGAGAGTTAATTTCAAATTAGTTAATTGTTTATAAGTTGAACAATTGTATTAATAGTACATTTCCTTGGACTGTCATACTTAACCCTATAAATGCTCTAAACGAGCAATTATTTATATGATGATTCCAGACAAATAGTAGTTTTTAGCCAAGATATAAACTTTATTACGAATGTCCTTCCATATTATCCCATCCTACTTCTTATTACAGATTTCAATCACATTGGTAAGAGAAAGTTGATGCTCTCTATCTTCAAGACATTTGATTAATTTATACAATTTCACATAATCATCCATTGTATCAATGGTTACGCTAACATCTGGTCTTCGTAACTCTAATTTATCTGGAATTATCTTTCCTAACTTGAATGTATCCTTATTATTTCGAATATAAGGTGTAACATGCTCCCGATCATACTCCTCAAAAGAAGACAAATATGCCTTTCCAAGAGCAGCATTCCTAATAATCTCTACTCCAGACCCGTAAGGTATTTGGTCGAAACATACATAATCTAAATCGTTCAATTTTAAATATTCAACACCACAGTCTATAAATAACGGTTCCGTGAAAGGATTGTCCGCGGTAACACGAACAATGATGTCCGCATTTGAAATCTGCATTGTATCGTAGTATCGCTTCAAAACATCTCCTAGGCTTCCTCTAAAAACCTTAACCCCCAGCTTATTACCCATAAGTTCAAGAAGATCATCCTCAGGCTCAGTTGATGTGGCAATCCATACTTCATCCACTACTTTTGAAAGTCTAACTTGATTTACAACTCTCTCGATTAGAGTCTTCCCATTAAGATCCTTCATAACTTTAGCTGGAAGACGTGTAGATGATAGTCTTGCTTGAATCACTGCCGCTACTTTTACCAAGCTGTCCACCCACCATCAACGCAAATATTTTGTCCAGTTATATAGCTTGAGGCATCTGAGGCTAGCATTACTAATATACCTTTAAGTTCATCGGCTTGTCCGATTCTGCCAAGTGCAGTTTTTCGACTAAGCTGTTTAATAAACTCATCGTTTTCTTGAACTTTTGGATTAGGGAATGGACCTGGTGATACTGAATTAGCACGTATTCCTCTTGTTCCATAATGACATGCCAAATATTTAGTAAATTGAATTATTGCAGCTTTACCAGCTCCATAATTGGCAGGGTTGTTTTGACCCGATGACCCATAAACTTCTGGGTTTGGTGAAACCACCCCATACATTGATCCAATATTTATAATGTTCCCTTGGCCATTTTCAAGCATATGAGGAAGAACTGCTTTAGTACATCGATGTACGGCGTTGATTGTACCATCTATCCCTTTAACCCATTCATCATCTGAGTACTCTTCAACTTCTCCCATCGAATAAAAATTTGCATTATTAATTAATACATCTACTATTTTATATGTTTTAATTATTTCCGAAATTGCCTTCTTTACTGATTCCGCATCAGATATATCTAGTTGGTAGCCCTGATGATTTCCTCCATATTTCTCAGACAATTTTTGAACAAGGTTGTTCACTTTATTGAGATCCCTGCTGGCAACAGCAATATTTGCCCCCATTGAAGCTAATCCTTCGCACATTGCAACTCCTAAATGCCCTGTTGCACCAGTTACTATAATCGTCTTATTACTAAGATCAAATAATGCATTCGTCACTTTTCATCGTCCCCATTTGCTCGGATTAATTATCTTTTCAGAAATACCGTCAAAAGATTGAAGAATTTCATCTATAATAGGTTGCTCGAGTGCTGGAAGCTTCATAGTTTCAATATTCTCAGCAAGTTGCTTCTTAGACTCACATCCAACTACTAAGCGACTAATTTCACGCAAATCTCTAACGAATAGAAGTCCTAATTGAGCAGGCAAAAGATTGACCTTTTTTGATAACTGTCCTAACAGTTTGAGTGGCTGTATAGCGCCACTTAAATGTTGAGGAAGTTCATCCGTAGTTAATGTAAATAATCCTTGCAAAAGAACGCTTCTCGCATGAACTTCTATTCCTTTATTATACAAAGCTTCTAGTAAGCCAGACTGTATTAACCTAAGATCAAATATATTAATAGGAACTTGAATTACATCAAGTTCCTCTATACTCAAAAATTGTACTACCTCTTCTGGAGTATAAACAGACACTCCAATTTTATTGACTAACTTTCGTTGTTTGAGTTCTTTTAAAGCCTCTATTGTCTTGCCATCATGTGACGTCATATTAATAGGAGCATGAAGCATGCAGTAATCCACTGAATTAAGGGATAATCTATTTAAAGATTCCTTAAGTTTGTTCTCAAGCACGTTATACATCTCATTTTGGCTATATACTTTATCTACTTCTATTTCACTAAGCTTAGTAGTTACTTGGAATGGTTTCCTTTCACAACTATCTTGTTCAGAGAGACTATCCTCTTTTAAGAAATCCCCAATGATAGCCTCACTTTCTCCATACCCAGCAGCAGTATCTAACATACTAATCCCGCTATTATTAGCTAGTTTAATTATTTCCAACGCTTCCTGTTTCATTGGCTTCCCAGATCGATTAGCAATTCCATATGCCATTCCAAGCTGAACAGTACCCAAGCTTAATTTCATAAGAAGACCCCATTCTTATTATTAACAGTCCGACAACAGGCTATAGAACAATGAGTTGTTCCATCTGCCACCAGACCAATGAGTATGACGGTGGCAACCATCCAGTTCAAATCCTAATCTAACAAAAAAATTCTGTTTCAAAATGTCGAAGTCATAAATTTCACTCCATAAACGATGTAAACCGAGCTCTTCAAAAGCATAAGAAATCATAATTCTAGCAGCATCATCCGCATACTTCTCATCAATATATAAATTGTCTTTACCAATGTATATTGAGAAATCCGCACTCTTGTTGATCCAGTCAATATAACAAAGTCCACTTGCCCCTAAAAGTTCTCCAGAGGATAGTTCTTCAATAGCAAACATGATTGTATTTTTATCCTTAAGGACAACCTTCTCAAACCAATCATTTTGGTTTGAAGTGCTCAACTCTCTATATTCACGAAAATAGCGTCTGAATTCCGGGATATTTCTCCAATTAAGGAGTTCACCCAAATCCTCTCTTTCAATTGCTCTTAGACCGGTATACAACCCTTTTAACATTTCAGTTCACCAAATCCGTTTCATATAAGGCATCGCCTTTTGATTTAGATTTACTTAACAGCTTGCCAATTACCTTGTGCGCATCGTAAGGTAGAATAGCCCCCACTGGTGCCGGACGTAAATATTCCAAATCTTCTTCGTTAATGACACTTCCTGATTCCATATGTTTATTAATACGAATGCACCTTCGTTGAATAATATACGTATCCTGTTCATTATCTTCTACGCGCTTCACACCATTGCCTAAAGCCGCTTCTAATTCGCGACTTCTCTCAACCATTTCACCCCATGTTTTTGGATTCATAGAGAAGGGATGATCCGGTCCCTTACGTGAATTATCATCTGTAAAATGCTTTTCTATAACTCTAGCTCCCAAAGCAATCGCCCCAAGAACTGTCGAATGGCCCGGTGTATGATCCGATAGTCCAAGCACCATTTGTGGATATCTAATTGCATATGTTTTAAGTACATTCAAATTAATATGTCTCAAATTTTCCAAACTTCCTGTATAGTTTGTATTACATTGCAGCAATACGAGTTGTTTATTAAAATTCAGTACGGCATCTACGGCACGTTCTACATCTACCATACTTGAAGCACCTGTGGCTAAAATAACTGGTTTTTCATTCTTGGCAATAAACTCAATGAAATCTGTCCAAGTAATATCTCCAGATCCAATCTTATAAGCAGGAATATACTGATCGAGCAATTTTACTGCCTCATAATCATAAGGGGTTGTCATAAAATCAATACCGGCCTCTTTAGCAGTCAAAGCCAGTTCTTCATTCCAATCCCTATTGCATTCAAAATACTTAAAAGTTTCAAACACACTTTTATCCCATGATGCCTGATGACTCATTTGACCCTGTAAATCTCGAAAACCATAATCACTAACTATTTGTTCTGCTTTAAAATGCTGGAATTTAGCAGCATCGGCTCCTCCTTCCTTAGCCAGCCATATCAGTTCTTTCGCTCTTGAAAGATCGCCATCATGATTTGCAGCTATATCTGCGATAAAATAAACGGGTTGGTCATGGGATATCTCTCTACCATTAATGACTACCTTATTTTCGTACTTCATGTTCCTGCCTCCTCAGATTCCAAATATAGTGCGTCTATAACTTGATCCATCTCAGGGAAATAATATCCGAGTAATTTTTCAGCTTTAGACACATCAAGTCCAAGACTGTCAGCTCTCTGAATGGTTGACATTTCATGAACACTACAATAAAGCGGGTTCTCTATTTGATATTCAAATCGATTCGCTAGGGCTTCAATAAAGTCCTTTTTGCTATGCACGCCTCGGCTAGCAATATTAAACACTCCATACACATTATTGAGATGAATAATATCAAATAATATCGTTGAAAATTGGCTTACCGCAATACTTGATGTATAAAAATCATAAAACAAACTCATCTGTTTCTTGTTTTTTAGACTATCAATAACCCATTCAATAAATGTAGGCGCCCCGAGTTTTCTTCTAAAACCTACAATATTCGTACGTACCACGAGGGCATATGGTGAAGTTAACGCAAACAATTCACCTGCATATTTACTTCTAGCATATTCATTAACAAGCTTTATTGTTGCAGTCTCTTGATGCAGATTATCTCCATCATTCGCATAATAATGATCTGTTGAAATCTGGATAAGATAAATCTTCCGTTCCAATGATATTCTGGATAAGATAGATGCCGGACGGGCATTAACGAGATACGCTTTTCCTGGATCATTTTCACATTCACTTAAATTAACTAGTGCCGCCGCGTTAATAATCACATCAGGAGAAACCTCATTGATGGCGGTTATAATATCGACAGGATTATTTACATCAACATTGATCTCTTCTCCATTTCTAGCAGCACCAAATAAAATATGTCCTCGTCGGATAGCCTCTTTCCTAATAGCCTGTCCTAACATGCCAGTAGCGCCAAATAAAAGGACCCTCATATTCCCTCCAAACTGTGCATCAGTTAAAAACAACTATATTAGTCCTGATGTTTCAATCCATTCTTTCGTTCTTCTCAAACCTTCATGCAATGATACTTTTGGCTCCCAATTCAACAATCTTTTTGCTTTTCTTGAATCACAAAGTAACTTCTGAATCTCACTCTGAGGATGGATATGTTTAATATGCTTGATTTTAGACTTGTCACCTACAATTTCAAATGCGAGATTATTTATAGATATATCTTGACCTAGACCAGCATTTACAATTTCACCGTCAACTGACGATGAGAATCCGGCAGCAACAACAAATCTGGCACAATCCTCGACATATAATAAATCACGGGTTTGAGTTCCTTCACCGTATATATTAAGAGCCTTTCCATTCAAGTGATTTTTCAGGAAAATTGCCACTACGCCGCCTTCTCCACCTGTCTTTTGAAAAGGACCATAAGTATTAAATGGACGGATAACAACTGTTGGCAAGCCATAAGCATGGTAGTAAGATAAAACCATATTTTCTGCTGCAATTTTAGCACCTGCATAAGGAGATGCTGGCTTAATTGGATGGTTTTCATTAATACCATTATTATCGTTACAACGGTCATATACCATACAGGTACTCATAAACACTACTTTTGTGTTATACCGACGACATTGTTCCAGTATATAAAAGGTACCTATAGTGTCATTATTGAATGTAGTTCTTGGATCATCTATAGAATCCTGTACATTAATTGAAGCAGCCAGGTGATAGCAAATGTCAAACTTATGCTCTTGAAACAAAACAGCTAAAATAGCCTCGTCGATTATCGATCCCTTAATAAACTGTATTAGTCCGGGATGGTCTTTAAATTCTTCTATGTTCACTTCTCTACCATTTGATAGATCGTCCAGTATCCATAATTGATGGCCATCCTCTAATAGTTGCTTAGCTACCCAACGACCAATAAAGCCAGCACCACCCGTTAATAAAATATTCATATTATCCTCCTTGATGAACTTATAGGTTATCGATTAAAGCTGACTTACTAATAACTTCAAATCAACCGCTTCCATTGGTTTATAACTATGTGAACTATAACTCTGTACTTTAGCAGGAACTGCATTCAAATAGTTTCTTTGTTCCATGAAGGAATTACGGATAATAAACATATTCTCTGTCTCCAAAGCACTTCTCGATTCTTCTTCCGTCATTAATTCCTCATACATTTTTTCACCTGGTCGCAAACCGATTTCTTCAATACAAATACTAGAAGGTTCTATACCTAACCTACTACATGATTGATCAATTACTATATTCGCAAGATCCATAAGTTGAATAATAGGCATCTTGAGCACAAAAATCTCTCCGCCCTGTGCTATTTGTATTGCTTTCAAAGTTAATTCCGTAGCCTGCTGTAAGCTCATCATAAAGCGAGTCATTTCTTTACTAGTAACTGTTATTTTTCTCTTCTCCTCAATTTGCCACTGGAACAAAGGTATGACAGAGCCTCTTGATCCCATTACATTACCAAACCGTACAGCAGCAAATCTTGTAGACTTAGAGCCTGCTTGATACTGCGCTGCAGCGATAAGTCGTTCTGCCATCAATTTCGATGCTCCATAAGTATTCGTCGGAGATATGGCCTTATCCGTACTCGTTAAGATAACTTTCTTAACATTACACGCCAGTGCAGCCTGAATCACATTCTGAGTACCTAACACATTTGTTTGTACCGCTTCAAAGGGATTATATTCACATGAAGGGACGTGCTTCATAGCTGCCGTATGGAATACATAGTCTATGTCTTGCATAGCTCGTTCCACCCGACGATAGTCACGTACGTCTCCTATTAAATAGCGAATATTTGTATATTCCTTGTACTCTTGCTGCAGCATAAATTGTTTATATTCATCTCTACTGAGAATTCTCACCACTTCAGGATTATCGAGCAAAATATATTTCAGTAAGCTCTGCCCAATTGTACCTGTTCCTCCTATTAAAAGGACCTTCTTCCCACGAAACCAGCCATTCATTCAAAAGCCTCCGAATTCAATCTACAAAATCCTATAGACGATAATTTAGTAAAAGTTTTATTTGAAATTATTTTCAAAGCTATCTAATCGATTAACAGCCTGAATCATAATCTCTCTTAATTCAGGACTAAAGCTTATCATTTCACCTACAAGATCTCCTAAATGTTGAACAATGAGTTCCGCTTTATTCATTGGATTATTAGCTTCCACAATCTGGGGTACAAGTTTTATGTAATGATTTATATGGTGAGATAATCCAAAAGAATAAAATACACTGAAAATATCCGTTGAAGTTATCCGTTGCCATAAATCATTGGTTTCTGACAAAAATTGATTAACTCGTTTGGTGTTGCGAAGTTTACAACTTTTGTTCAAATCATTTAATTTCCTAGTAAGTTCCCCCAGCTTTTTATCTAAATCATCTAACAGTCTAATAATATTATTTAACTTACCCTTTGTTCTTCTATATGCATCCATTTTATCAGGTAGTATTATATCTGAAAATTTATTGCTAATATTGAAGTCAGTATCGGGTTTTAATTCTATCTCAGGTAAAATATCTTCAATAGCAACCCATTCTGACCCTTCAATAACTGCTCCGCCTTTTGACGTATTAATTACCTTAACCCCAATTAAAATCAATATATTTATGATTTCCTCAATACTTCTAAGGGTCACCATCATCTTCTTTGAAGTTAAATTCAACCCACCATTTACATTTTTGACCTGCTGATCCGCATGGCTAATAGATTGCTGCCTAGAATCTTCAGTTATATGATTTACCCCAGGGCAATAAAATTTATTATTTGGATAGGACAGATCCTGTCCCATGAGTATAATTTCTTCGATGCCCATATAAGCTGCTGCTTGTAATGCAGTCCCTGTTACAGAAGCCGTGGAGAAAAAACTAGGTACTTGTGATGTTGGTAACACATATTCACTTACTTGATCATTAGACAGTATAGCGTAAATCATATTATTCTTGTATATATCTAGAATCTGATGATGGGTCTGAGTAATAAAAAGGAGTGGTGAGCAACTAGTATCAATATTTTCAAAAACATGGTAATTGGCAATGCCACCATCCATTGTAATTACTAAGTCCGGATCAATTCCATAATGCTGTAATGCTTGAACACTTGAACCTGCACAAATAATCAAACATTTATTCTTCAATTTGGTTAAATAATGCACATCCTCTTGTAATGAAGGGCCCGA
The window above is part of the Paenibacillus lutimineralis genome. Proteins encoded here:
- a CDS encoding glycosyltransferase gives rise to the protein MNDELEIYQLIEQELLLIDEFINNGSGDEAYQKYKSLVNILEGTEHNKTNNETKAKVYISFAYFLFAVAEFQSFFEMLIKAQEYGHSRDEIENFLMEAFIKPNLSEFKKIYDANVNFLISNKYIHVENIPNFQELPFWLLPTGTFNEYYIYDKKQKVIQEKISLYKYQHIPSIATVDAFSDYLLYEDWNWYNVLTYTNAIRKTNKKTYIVINTIDKFLSCLQGALLNDIIISNVIFFDNCTALQDYFINTNIYLPRNFIDFENTNISKIPQKVINEIHEFRIHKGNRKGDHVLLSICIPSYNRGNRAYQNILHLLQSYYDEEIEFIISNNGTQNDTKEYYDKIKELKDTRVKYFGFDTNVGFSVNLCKVCELASGKFILLLSDEDLVDLTVLPSIINKLNSSKTELAILKTSSTSQYRLSDIQRSRGKDALLEFMLTSNYMSGLIYNNKILQQFEGVQYIKDNLDNSVCFYYPHMYWELLLCQYGDVQTTSTTLIIEGKPEKTDIGIDENEMDCPTTIPNYAKIESRMDQHKDFTFIIRDLKVCLQDSNLLRQMYLKLCFKTLYLSTLSIQVYYKKENRDYNQLMQLLEEVWELCSNEKFYIQNISSTDANYKHDSNIISQYYHPLKNNL
- a CDS encoding cytidylyltransferase domain-containing protein, producing the protein MVKVAAVIQARLSSTRLPAKVMKDLNGKTLIERVVNQVRLSKVVDEVWIATSTEPEDDLLELMGNKLGVKVFRGSLGDVLKRYYDTMQISNADIIVRVTADNPFTEPLFIDCGVEYLKLNDLDYVCFDQIPYGSGVEIIRNAALGKAYLSSFEEYDREHVTPYIRNNKDTFKLGKIIPDKLELRRPDVSVTIDTMDDYVKLYKLIKCLEDREHQLSLTNVIEICNKK
- a CDS encoding SDR family oxidoreductase, whose product is MTNALFDLSNKTIIVTGATGHLGVAMCEGLASMGANIAVASRDLNKVNNLVQKLSEKYGGNHQGYQLDISDAESVKKAISEIIKTYKIVDVLINNANFYSMGEVEEYSDDEWVKGIDGTINAVHRCTKAVLPHMLENGQGNIINIGSMYGVVSPNPEVYGSSGQNNPANYGAGKAAIIQFTKYLACHYGTRGIRANSVSPGPFPNPKVQENDEFIKQLSRKTALGRIGQADELKGILVMLASDASSYITGQNICVDGGWTAW
- a CDS encoding aldo/keto reductase, translating into MKLSLGTVQLGMAYGIANRSGKPMKQEALEIIKLANNSGISMLDTAAGYGESEAIIGDFLKEDSLSEQDSCERKPFQVTTKLSEIEVDKVYSQNEMYNVLENKLKESLNRLSLNSVDYCMLHAPINMTSHDGKTIEALKELKQRKLVNKIGVSVYTPEEVVQFLSIEELDVIQVPINIFDLRLIQSGLLEALYNKGIEVHARSVLLQGLFTLTTDELPQHLSGAIQPLKLLGQLSKKVNLLPAQLGLLFVRDLREISRLVVGCESKKQLAENIETMKLPALEQPIIDEILQSFDGISEKIINPSKWGR
- a CDS encoding GNAT family N-acetyltransferase, with product MLKGLYTGLRAIEREDLGELLNWRNIPEFRRYFREYRELSTSNQNDWFEKVVLKDKNTIMFAIEELSSGELLGASGLCYIDWINKSADFSIYIGKDNLYIDEKYADDAARIMISYAFEELGLHRLWSEIYDFDILKQNFFVRLGFELDGCHRHTHWSGGRWNNSLFYSLLSDC
- a CDS encoding N-acetylneuraminate synthase family protein, yielding MKYENKVVINGREISHDQPVYFIADIAANHDGDLSRAKELIWLAKEGGADAAKFQHFKAEQIVSDYGFRDLQGQMSHQASWDKSVFETFKYFECNRDWNEELALTAKEAGIDFMTTPYDYEAVKLLDQYIPAYKIGSGDITWTDFIEFIAKNEKPVILATGASSMVDVERAVDAVLNFNKQLVLLQCNTNYTGSLENLRHINLNVLKTYAIRYPQMVLGLSDHTPGHSTVLGAIALGARVIEKHFTDDNSRKGPDHPFSMNPKTWGEMVERSRELEAALGNGVKRVEDNEQDTYIIQRRCIRINKHMESGSVINEEDLEYLRPAPVGAILPYDAHKVIGKLLSKSKSKGDALYETDLVN
- a CDS encoding sugar nucleotide-binding protein, which produces MFLTDAQFGGNMRVLLFGATGMLGQAIRKEAIRRGHILFGAARNGEEINVDVNNPVDIITAINEVSPDVIINAAALVNLSECENDPGKAYLVNARPASILSRISLERKIYLIQISTDHYYANDGDNLHQETATIKLVNEYARSKYAGELFALTSPYALVVRTNIVGFRRKLGAPTFIEWVIDSLKNKKQMSLFYDFYTSSIAVSQFSTILFDIIHLNNVYGVFNIASRGVHSKKDFIEALANRFEYQIENPLYCSVHEMSTIQRADSLGLDVSKAEKLLGYYFPEMDQVIDALYLESEEAGT
- a CDS encoding dTDP-glucose 4,6-dehydratase — translated: MNILLTGGAGFIGRWVAKQLLEDGHQLWILDDLSNGREVNIEEFKDHPGLIQFIKGSIIDEAILAVLFQEHKFDICYHLAASINVQDSIDDPRTTFNNDTIGTFYILEQCRRYNTKVVFMSTCMVYDRCNDNNGINENHPIKPASPYAGAKIAAENMVLSYYHAYGLPTVVIRPFNTYGPFQKTGGEGGVVAIFLKNHLNGKALNIYGEGTQTRDLLYVEDCARFVVAAGFSSSVDGEIVNAGLGQDISINNLAFEIVGDKSKIKHIKHIHPQSEIQKLLCDSRKAKRLLNWEPKVSLHEGLRRTKEWIETSGLI
- a CDS encoding UDP-N-acetylglucosamine 4,6-dehydratase family protein is translated as MNGWFRGKKVLLIGGTGTIGQSLLKYILLDNPEVVRILSRDEYKQFMLQQEYKEYTNIRYLIGDVRDYRRVERAMQDIDYVFHTAAMKHVPSCEYNPFEAVQTNVLGTQNVIQAALACNVKKVILTSTDKAISPTNTYGASKLMAERLIAAAQYQAGSKSTRFAAVRFGNVMGSRGSVIPLFQWQIEEKRKITVTSKEMTRFMMSLQQATELTLKAIQIAQGGEIFVLKMPIIQLMDLANIVIDQSCSRLGIEPSSICIEEIGLRPGEKMYEELMTEEESRSALETENMFIIRNSFMEQRNYLNAVPAKVQSYSSHSYKPMEAVDLKLLVSQL
- a CDS encoding 6-hydroxymethylpterin diphosphokinase MptE-like protein encodes the protein MSLLEKNLSYLNERYPELVNIVSSEIDNGDYTVVNTRNNEVNLHIKYDEENLFYLHSKYNAKSEAINWLSTIGDNFKTGQVLVFGIGMGYFLEAVLAHSDAQQIIVYEPDINIFNQMIRSKDIKAMFSDTRIKMVAVGSDRLILKELAHYITTKLLGNISVIAPPIYHRIHANTLTELKTQIYNAVLNEASNQQTHSTFNKQWIQNILFNLPYTITAPSFSSFKDIWKGEKAIIVGSGPSLQEDVHYLTKLKNKCLIICAGSSVQALQHYGIDPDLVITMDGGIANYHVFENIDTSCSPLLFITQTHHQILDIYKNNMIYAILSNDQVSEYVLPTSQVPSFFSTASVTGTALQAAAYMGIEEIILMGQDLSYPNNKFYCPGVNHITEDSRQQSISHADQQVKNVNGGLNLTSKKMMVTLRSIEEIINILILIGVKVINTSKGGAVIEGSEWVAIEDILPEIELKPDTDFNISNKFSDIILPDKMDAYRRTKGKLNNIIRLLDDLDKKLGELTRKLNDLNKSCKLRNTKRVNQFLSETNDLWQRITSTDIFSVFYSFGLSHHINHYIKLVPQIVEANNPMNKAELIVQHLGDLVGEMISFSPELREIMIQAVNRLDSFENNFK